GGAAaacgaaacaaaacaaaaaaaaacatgaataaatatataaaacacagacctattatttcttttttgaaGGTTTTAAGAGAACTATAGCTACAGGAATAAGCTAGATGGCGGTAGtagttactgtagcagcagcaagaaggagaaTTAATCCAATGCGATGATGCAGTcgagctcctcctcttcctctgactCTAAAGTGAATGTAAACTTCCCGAAAACCTGAGTCAGACAGTTGAAGCCTCCAGACATCCAGGTGACAGCTCCAACAGCGAGGAGACCACCCAGAGTGTGCCTGTCTGCCTTCCGTCTATCTGAAGTTAAAGGTGAGTTCCCAGCTGAGGGACATTCAGGTCGTCTCTGGAGTAAACAAGGAGGGCGGAGGCTCTATGGCTTCCTTGTTCCAAAACACAGGAAaactacatttgcataatggtgGATTGCTGTTATTATTGTGGCAGTATATAGTAGTAGCTGACTGTTTATCACTCAGTaagtactgtacatgcatgatgaattcattcatttgttttgcTGCAGAGCCAGAGAGGGTTATTATAGCTGAGCTGATCAGTGTAGGCATGTCTGAGCTTGTCCTGAAGGCATCATGCCCAGATCACCCAACATGGCACATTTCTGTTGCAGGGTTTTTTTCAGCCAGGATCATGCCACCAAAGAGACGTGCTGCTACCAAGGCCAAGGCAGGTGGCAAAAAGGTGAAACAGGAGCCTGAGACACCAAAACCAAAGGATACCTTCACCTCTACAAAAGAGGCCCTTCTGGCTGCAGGGCCAGAGGTAAAAGGCAAGAGGAAGGTGGATGATTCCTGCACGCTGTCAAAATCTGTAGAGGTaagaaacatactgtatgtattctgtatactgtatgcaatCAGTCATATTAAAAGACAATttgaaaactgtttattttattgtctcCACCAGGTACATGAGGACTATGATTGCATGCTCAATCAGACCAACATTGGGCATAACAATAACAAGTTTTATGTCATTCAAGTTGTTAAAGAAAAGAGCAGTTATTACACATGGAACAGATGGGGTAGAGTGGTAAGTTTGTCCTGCATTCCTACTAAACTATTTACATTATTCTGTTCATTTCTTATGctcattatattttaaatagtaGTAATTACTGTGCTGTAGTGTTTGGTTCTGTTACATAAAGAAACGTGCCCCCTGATTGCCTCATCTCTAATCTAAATTCAGGGGGAATCGGGACAAAGTAAACTTAACAAGTTTGCTGATGCTGAGAAGGCTATCAAGGACTTTGAGAAAAAGTTTAAGGACAAGACCAAGAACAACTGGGACGATCGGGCAGACTTTGTGTCTCACTCTGGGAAGTACACCCTGATCGAGGTGGATGGAGACCAGGATGCTGAGGTCAAGGTAACGTACTGTAAATGCACATCTCACGGGGACAAGGAGCATTGAATATGAAATCTATAAGCATCATCTCGTAGAATCAGTTACCACCATCATCCATGACAGACTTcatcagagagaaaaaaactttgTGAAATTTAGTATCAGCTTTAGCAGAATCTCACTGgctgtacttttttttatattgcaggTAGACACTGTCGATGGAAAGTCTGTCAAAGTCACAAAAGACATCCTAGATTGCACCCTTGACGCCTCTACCAAGAAGCTCGTCGAGCTCATTTTCAGCAATGACATGTTCAAGGAGGCCATGGAATGTATGAACCTAGGTGGGTGTGCCTCAGTTCACCAACCATTTAACACAAGCAGGTTTGTGCGGTCTGCACAAGTCCAGTGTACACAACACACCTGTTCTGTAGCATGCCTGTTGCACTGAATGAGTTGCTTTTTGTACATTTAGCTTAAATTCAGTGTTGCTTTGAAATGTAGTAACTTGGAGAAGAAAGGGTGCTGAGTGTGACCTGTAAATGATTGACCATATGCCACAAACAGAGGGTGAAGTCTGCATTCACACAATGCATTCCCTTATCTCTTTTGAACATAGCTGATCAGTGCATTGCACTTTGCTAACAAAATCATTgttattgcatgttttttttccctgtttggCGGTTATTGAAATAACAGTTTGCACTTTAAACAGGCAAAATGTGCAGTATGAGAGGCCTTTTCTTAGCAAAATCAAAGAAAACACAGTATTAAGTAGtctgatttgtgtttttgtgtatgtgGACGTTACACAGACATCAAGAAGATGCCTTTGGGCAAGCTCAGTAAGGTTCAGATTGCAAAGGGCTTTGAAGTGTTGGAGGAGATCGAGGCAGCCATGAACCAAAAAAGCAGAAACGCACGTCTGGAAGAACTTTCCTCAAAGTTCTTCACCACAATCCCACACAACTTTGGCCGGAACAGACCGCCAACCATCAACGACAAAGAGAttgtggagaagaagaaagagatgcTTATGGTGAgattatttttagattatatgTTAGCTATCTTTCTATGATGTTTTCTCAGGCATAAGGTCACTCTGCTTTTACATGCTCTGTAAAGGTGCTGGCTGACATCGAGATGGCCCAGACTCTGAAGTCAGAGACTGAAAAGGCTCAGGAAGAGATGATAGAGACAGTTCCTCACCCGCTAGACCAGGACTACAATTCTCTCAAATGCAGCCTCAAACTATTGGACAAGGATACAGAAAATTTCAAGGTACTGTGTCAAAAGTGATATAATAAAGTTCAGTAGATACAAAGCACTCAGATCATCTTCCATTGATGCTGTCCTAACTTTTTCTCATTTAAAGATCATAGAAAAATACCTGAAAGCAACTGGAGGTGGCTATCGTAACCCAAAAATCGTCAATGTTTGGGACGTCGATCGAGAGACCGAGGTAGGAACTGGAGTCAATCTTTGTTTAATGTGATACCAGAAACTGAAATCCTGTGTCCTAACACGTACGTTGCATATTGCAGGGTGAGCGGTTTAGAGAGAACGACAGTCTGGAGAACCGCCGTCTGCTGTGGCACGGCACAAACATAGCGGTGGTGGCAGCTATCCTGAAGAGTGGTCTGAGGATAATGCCCCACTCGGGAGGCCGTGTTGGTCGTGGTATCTATTTTGCATCTGAGAACAGCAAGTCTGCGGGTTACGGTGAGGCTGTGTGAAAGCACAGGGATTGAAGAAGATAATTATGTCATTGATTGCAGTCATAACGTTAATATGATGTTTGAAATATCCCATTTTTATGCCATGTATTTTTAGTGCGCACCTCTAAAAATACCGGAGTGATGTTTTTGAGCGAGGTTGCCCTCGGCAAAGAATGTACCATCACTGCAGACAACGGCTCCTTGAAGAAGGCCCCTGCAGGCCATGATAGTGTGGTGGCACGAGGATCAGTGGAGCCAGGTACAATACTTCCTCAGTTTTATTCATATGGTAAAATTAAGTTTATCTTGCTCTCAAGCTCACTGTCAGTATATTGTCAGAGccatacatgtgttttgtgtctaaAAACTTTGTGCAAAGTTTAAGTTGCATTTGTAATTTGCACAACATTAATTCATGATAAACATGCACAAAAAGAAACATGCATTTTATGCTCAAGATTatattatttcaataaaattcTCTTTGGCTCATTTTGTTACTAGTTTCTCCAATATTGATACAAATTTGAGAACGACTGTGTTAAATGATATTCTGCAGTGTCTTTTGTTTGGTAAAGTTGTTAACTCCTGTGTTTTCAGATCCATCCAAAGACATCTTCATCACCCTGGAGGGCAAGAAGGTTGCTGTGCCTCAGGGTAAGCCCATAGCTCAGCCCCAGTTCTCAGACAGCCACTTCAGCAACAGTGAATATCTCATCTACAAAGAGAGCCAGTGTTGCCTTCGTTACCTGCTGGAGCTTCACATGTAGTAATTCAACTCAAGGAAAGAAGCAGAAAAGATTACACTTTCCCTCTATATAAGGGGCTTCGTAAAAAGCTTGGCTTTGCTGTTTTCTTATAATAATATGGCTATTTTATTATACAGTTATTGTGCATATGTCCCTATCGTGATTCATAAATGACTTCTCTGTGCCTTATATTTTGCACACTGTTAAACTGGCCCAAGCGCATTAGACTGCACTTTTGTTATAACACATGCTGACttactgtaattatttattCCCGTGCAATGAAAAGATTACTTTTTCACTACTTTAAATGTCTAAAAGGCCTCTAGCTATTTGCACAGTTTTTCAAATTACATGCTGCACATCATGTTCTATTTGGCATCTCAGTCCTAGTTTGAGTAGCTTACTTTTTACATACTGCATTATTTAATCCAAGAGGTAACGCTTATATAAACCTGTCCTTCAGAGAGAAGATATCTTTGATATGTAGGAGAATTTTTCCGCATGCCTTTGCAGTGATAGACATTTTGACTAATGTTATATAGTAGACCAGAAGTAAAAATGATTCTCTATGCATAGATATGTTTACAGTTAGAAGTATAAAGTGCAATTTGTGGCTAATGTTCAAGCACTGGTACAAATCTAATATTTAAAGAAAGACTCTGAAAGTGTGTCTGCTATGCAAAGTAATGTAACTTGTACGTCATTAATAGCTTGGTCAATCATGCCCAGTACGTCTTCTTGCTATATTACAAATGTCACCATATGGTGTCAGTAATGAACAACTCCCTTTGGAATGTAATTGCCTCTGCATATTTGCACTAAATCATGACTTGAACCAATGATTAGTTAATAAACTAAAGTGCCCCCAAAACTTGTTGCAATGTTTTTCCTTTTGGATGTTGAGCATCCGTCCTTCCGGTTCGCGTCACACTTgagtttccggagcagaactcggaaactatttaacttaggaacttcagatttggtatgatggttgacagtttGGTCTAgctgtgccttttgggggttagaagtccagggtgcccacatttttttaaattttggccaaaaaccaagccCAGGTGTGGCTCATCAGCCCGACGACCCTCCACCTTGCAATACAAAGAGGAACCAGCAAAAGGACACCGGGACACCTAGTGGAGTGGTGTCGTGACACTATAGTAtcaactttttttcgacatattatatttttcatttacttcaaaatactattctatgaattcttttcatttttttcaacatactataaagtgacttttttttctacgcactatactatgacttttatttcaacatactatactattattatttttttagatttaaaaaatactatagtatcacttttttttcgacatattatacaaaTGGCAaattactatgactttttttgttttctttcaacacactgtactatgacttttttgcttttttttttacatactatactatgacttttttttacctttctttGACATACTTTGACctctttttttcaacattctatactatgacttttcggatttttttcgacatactatactatgacttttttaccaCTTCTTTTCACCATGAAATTATATcacctttttcgacatactatactgtcgaaaaaagtcatagaatagtaagtcgaaaaaagtgataaaaagtcttagtatatatagtatggcaaaaattttcatgaaaaaatgtcatagtatagaatgtcaaaGAATTAATGAAAAGAAAGTCATTGTATGGTATGTCAAAGATTTTCACGAGTaatgtcatagtaaagtatgtcgaaaaatgtcaggaaaaaatgtcatagaatGTCAAAGAAttaatgaaaaaatgtcatgcatagtatgtcgaaagattttatgaaaagaaagtcatactatagtatgtcaaagaatttcatgaaaaaagtcatagtatagcatgtcaaaaaatgtaatgaaaaaatgtcatagtaaaaagtaaaattatagtatgtcaaagaatttaatgaaaaaaatgtcatagtatagttttgtcaaagaatttcatgaaaaaatgtcatagtaaaaagtaaaattatagtatgtcgaaaactttcatgaaaaatgtcatagtatagatgtcggaaaatttcatgaaaaaaagtcatagtcaaagTCATGTCATGTCCAAAGATATCATGGAAAATAAAGTCAAGTTGGTATGTCAAagaatttcatagtatagtttgtctaAAAATGTTATGTTACACAGTGAGTTTTGAGGTCCAACTTCAAATGAAGAAGTCaaatacaataacaaacatTACATCAGTGTATCTGGTCAGATAGCTCAGTCTGGTAGATATCTGATTGGAGTATTGGAGATTGTGGGTTTGATCCTTATGTggcacagtctgttttcaggtctGACTTCTAATGACGAAGTCAAATATACGAAGAGAACAGTCTCAAGTGCGTGTGGCATTGGTGGCTTGGTTGCTAAGTTCCCGGTTCGGCCTAGTATGCCGGGAAAAAATCAAAGTATATTATTTtgcaaaaaattataaaaaaaagtaatattacttTATGTCAAAAAAGTGATACAAActtcatagtacagtatgtcgaaaaaagtgaaaaaaagtaatgtatatatataaaaaaacaaacagacaatactaggaactaagggcaaacaaaaatggagacaagcaaatacaaaaaacacaagtagtgaaaggaaaacaaaacaaaacaaaacaatcatgaataaataactaaaacacAGAcctattatttcttttttgaaGGTTTTGAGAGAACTATACCAACAGGAATAAGCTAGATGGCGGTAGtagttactgtagcagcagcaagaaggagaaTTAATCCAATGCGATGATGCAGTcgagctcctcctcttcctctgactCTAAAGTGAATGTAAACTTCCCAAAAACCTGAGTCAGACAGTTGAAGCCTCCAGACATCCAGGTGACAGCTCCAACAGCGAGGAGACCACCCAGAGTGTGCCTGTCTGCCTTCCGTCTATCTGAAGTTAAAGGTGAGTTCCCAGCTGAGGGACATTCAGGTCGTCTCTGGAGTAAACAAGGAGGGCGGAGGCTCTATGGCTTCCTTGTTCCAAAACACAGGAAaactacatttgcataatggtgGATTGCTGTTATTATTGTGGCAGTATATAGTAGTAGCTGACTGTTTATTACTCAGTaagtactgtacatgcatgatgaattcattcatttgttttgcTGCAGAGCCAGAGAGGGTTATTATAGCTGAGCTGATCAGTGGAGGCTTGTCTGAGCTTGTCCTGAAGGCATCATGCCCAGATCACCCAACATGGCACATTTCTGTTGCAGGGTTTTTTTCAGCCAGGATCATGCCACCAAAGAGACGTGCTGCTACCAAGGCCAAGGCAGGTGGCAAAAAGGTGAAACAGGAGCCTGAGACACCAAAACCAAAGGATACCTTCACCTCTGCAAAAGAGGCCCTTCTGGCTGCAGGGCCAGAGGTAAAAGGCAAGAGGAAGGTGGATGATTCCTGCACGCTGTCAAAATCTGTAGAGGTaagaaacatactgtatgtattctgtatactgtatgcaatCAGTCATATTAAAAGAGAATttgaaaactgtttattttattgtctcCACCAGGTACATGAGGACTATGATTGCATGCTCAATCAGACCAACATTGGGCATAACAATAACAAGTTTTATGTCATTCAAGTTGTTAAAGAAAAGAGCAGCTATTACACATGGAACAGATGGGGTAGAGTGGTAAGTTTGTCCTGCATTCCTACTAAACTATTTACATTATTCTGTTCATTTCTTATGctcattatattttaaatagtaGTAATTACTGTGCTGTAGTGTTTGGTTCTGTTACATAAAGAAACGTGACCCCTGATTGCCTCATCTCTAATCTAAATTCAGGGGGAATCGGGACAAAGTAAACTTAACAAGTTTGCTGATGCTGAGAAGGCTATCAAGGACTTTGAGAAAAAGTTTAAGGACAAGACCAAGAACAACTGGGACGATCGGGCAGACTTTGTGCCTCACTCTGGGAAGTACACCCTGATCGAGGTGGATGGAGACCAGGATGCTGAGGTCAAGGTAACGTACTGTAAATGCACATCTCACGGGGACAAGGAGCATTGAATATGAAATCTATAAGCACCATCTCGTAGAATCAGTTACCACTATCATCCATGACAGACTTGCACCCTTGACGCCTCTACCAAGAAGCTCGTCGAGCTCATTTTCAGCAATGACATGTTCAAGGAGGCCATGGAATGTATGAAACTAGGTGGGTGTGCCTCAGTTTACCAACCATTTAACACAAGCAGGTTTGTGCGGTCTGCACAAGTCCAGTGTAAACAACACACCTGTTCTGTAGCATGCCTGTTGGGCTAGAGTGCCTGTTGCATTGAATGAGTTGCTTTTTGTACATTTAGCTTAAATTCAGTGTTGCTTTGAAATGTAGTAACTTGGAGAAGAAAGGGTGCTGAGTGTGACCTGTAAATGATTGACCATATGCCACAAACAGAGGGTGAAGTCTGCATTCACACAATGCATTCCTTATCTCTTTTGAACATAGCTGATCAGTGCATTGCACTTTGCTAACAAAATCATTgttattgcatgttttttttccctgtttggCGGTTATTGAAATAACAGTTTGCACTTTAAACAGGCAAAATGTGCAGTATGAGAGGCCTTTTCTTAGCAAAATCAAAGAAAACACAGTATTAAGTAGtctgatttgtgtttttgtgtatgtgGACGTTACACAGACATCAAGAAGATGCCTTTGGGCAAGCTCAGTACGGTTCAGATTACAAAGGGCTTTGAAGTGTTGGAGGAGATCGAGGCAGCCATGAACCAAAAAAGCAGAAACGCACGTCTGAAAGAACTTTCCTCAAAGTTCTTCACCACAATCCCACACAACTTTGGCCGGAACAGACCGCCAACCATCAACGACAAAGAGAttgtggagaagaagaaagagatgcTTATGGTGAgattatttttagattatatgTTAGCTATCTTTCTATGATGTTTTCTCAGGCATAAGGTCACTCTGCTTTTACATGCTCTGTAAAGGTGCTGGCTGACATCGTGATGGCCCAGACTCTGAAGTCAGAGACTGAAAA
This portion of the Sebastes fasciatus isolate fSebFas1 chromosome 1, fSebFas1.pri, whole genome shotgun sequence genome encodes:
- the parp3 gene encoding protein mono-ADP-ribosyltransferase PARP3, which codes for MPPKRRAATKAKAGGKKVKQEPETPKPKDTFTSTKEALLAAGPEVKGKRKVDDSCTLSKSVEVHEDYDCMLNQTNIGHNNNKFYVIQVVKEKSSYYTWNRWGRVGESGQSKLNKFADAEKAIKDFEKKFKDKTKNNWDDRADFVSHSGKYTLIEVDGDQDAEVKVDTVDGKSVKVTKDILDCTLDASTKKLVELIFSNDMFKEAMECMNLDIKKMPLGKLSKVQIAKGFEVLEEIEAAMNQKSRNARLEELSSKFFTTIPHNFGRNRPPTINDKEIVEKKKEMLMVLADIEMAQTLKSETEKAQEEMIETVPHPLDQDYNSLKCSLKLLDKDTENFKIIEKYLKATGGGYRNPKIVNVWDVDRETEGERFRENDSLENRRLLWHGTNIAVVAAILKSGLRIMPHSGGRVGRGIYFASENSKSAGYVRTSKNTGVMFLSEVALGKECTITADNGSLKKAPAGHDSVVARGSVEPDPSKDIFITLEGKKVAVPQGKPIAQPQFSDSHFSNSEYLIYKESQCCLRYLLELHM